From Vitis vinifera cultivar Pinot Noir 40024 chromosome 5, ASM3070453v1, the proteins below share one genomic window:
- the LOC100246016 gene encoding vacuole membrane protein KMS1, with protein sequence MGSRNEVASPSSASSSSGSLEMAISGLRERQQQEMENLTLKTEPFKVLKFFILVVVQHVKQSVAYLLAKGGWVMLLSVVAMALGFVLMAIDGPHEKHVQELHQYFLFGLWWIALGIASSIGLGSGLHTFVLYLGPHIALFTIKAMQCGRVDIKSAPYDTIRLKSGPSWLDKDCSEFGPPVFSSLHALRVPLSSILPQVQVEAVLWGIGTALGELPPYFISKAASLSGSKSDAIEELDASSPEDDGVVSTHLKQIKRWFLSHSQHLNFFTILVLASVPNPLFDLAGIMCGQFGIPFWKFFLATFIGKAIIKTHIQTVFIISVCNNQLLDWIENELIWVLSLIPGFASVLPNLISKLNAMRDKYLAPSPPVPSNMKVKKWDLSFASIWNTVVWLMLINFFFKIVTATAQNFLKKQQEKELLALKDELSESTVSNDQSVENY encoded by the exons ATGGGGTCCAGAAATGAAGTCGCTTCTCCTTCTTctgcatcttcttcttctgggtCTCTAGAGATGGCAATATCAG GACTCCGTGAAAGGCAGCAGCAGGAGATGGAAAATTTGACCCTAAAAACAGAACCATTCAAAGTATTAAAGTTTTTCATTTTGGTCGTTGTCCAACATGTTAAGCAATCAGTAGCATACCTTTTGGCGAAAGGTGGTTGGGTTATGCTTTTAAGTGTTGTGGCTATGGCTCTTGGGTTTGTGCTGATGGCCATTGATGGGCCTCATGAAAAG CATGTTCAGGAGCTTCATCAATATTTCCTGTTTGGATTGTGGTGGATAGCTCTTGGCATTGCGTCTTCTATTGGTCTTG GGTCTGGTTTGCACACTTTTGTCCTTTATCTGGGGCCTCATATTGCGCTATTCACAATAAAAGCCATGCAATGCGGTCGAGTCGACATAAAAAGTGCTCCATATGATACAATACGATTAAAAAGTGGCCCCTCGTGGCTTGATAAGGATTGTTCTGAATTTGGGCCTCCAGTGTTTTCATCATTACATGCCTTGCGGGTTCCACTTAGTAGCATATTACCCCAGGTTCAGGTAGAGGCTGTTCTGTGGGGTATTGGGACGGCACTTGGGGAGCTTCCTCCATATTTTATCTCAAAAGCTG CAAGTTTGTCAGGTAGCAAATCAGATGCCATAGAAGAATTGGATGCTTCCTCGCCTGAAGATGATGGAGTCGTATCTACTCATCTTAAACAGATTAAACGCTGGTTTCTATCACATTCGCAACACTTGAACTTCTTTACCATTCTGGTGCTTGCTTCG GTGCCGAATCCTCTATTTGACCTTGCTGGCATAATGTGTGGACAATTTGGGATTCCATTTTGGAAGTTTTTTCTTGCAACATTCATTGGAAAGGCAATTATTAAAACTCACATACAG ACAGTTTTCATTATTTCAGTTTGCAATAATCAACTCCTTGATTGGATAGAGAATGAGTTAATTTGGGTGCTTAGTCTTATACCTGGTTTTGCTTCTGTCCTGCCCAACCTCATTTCCAAACTGAACGCAATGAGAGATAAATACCTGGCACCCTCACCTCCTGTGCCCTCAAATATGAAG GTGAAGAAATGGGATCTGTCATTTGCTTCAATCTGGAATACGGTTGTCTGGCTCATGCTCATCAACTTCTTTTTCAAGATTGTGACTGCAACTGCACAGAATTTTCTTAAGAAACAGCAGGAAAAGGAGTTACTCGCATTGAAAGACGAGTTGTCAGAATCAACAGTCTCAAATGACCAATCTGTTGAAAATTAttaa